Proteins encoded in a region of the Alphaproteobacteria bacterium genome:
- a CDS encoding SDR family oxidoreductase, with translation MRNAHSRVAIVTGADDPVGAACVARLAAEGVHVVAAASQTVVAAAVTHTHDGTSPESWQSLIAAAERFGGPTILVNAEMCFQAKPFAQTSLEDLRALSRANVVPAWLGMKEVIPALRRHGGGYVVNVVSSLGRIAHPDAAVFSALAGGVRIATKSAALEGATREPRVIVNAVLVGNVPARDEAGSSVSMADFRIGPAIDPADVAAAVAQLAGDDSDYVTGMEIYVDGGYAAGAAR, from the coding sequence ATGAGGAACGCACACAGCCGCGTCGCAATTGTAACCGGCGCCGACGACCCGGTGGGCGCGGCCTGCGTCGCGCGCCTAGCTGCGGAGGGTGTTCACGTCGTAGCTGCAGCCTCGCAGACGGTTGTCGCCGCCGCGGTAACCCACACGCACGACGGAACCTCGCCTGAGTCTTGGCAATCGTTGATTGCGGCAGCCGAACGGTTCGGCGGCCCCACGATCCTCGTCAACGCAGAGATGTGTTTCCAGGCAAAACCGTTTGCACAGACCTCTCTCGAGGATTTGCGGGCGCTCAGCCGCGCCAATGTCGTCCCGGCATGGCTCGGGATGAAAGAAGTCATACCCGCCCTTCGCCGTCACGGCGGCGGCTATGTTGTGAATGTGGTCTCCTCGCTGGGGCGAATTGCCCATCCCGACGCTGCAGTCTTTTCGGCGCTTGCCGGCGGTGTGCGGATCGCGACCAAGTCGGCGGCGCTTGAGGGGGCCACGCGTGAACCACGTGTCATCGTCAACGCGGTACTTGTCGGCAATGTGCCGGCGCGCGACGAGGCCGGATCGTCGGTGTCGATGGCGGACTTCAGAATTGGCCCGGCGATCGACCCCGCCGACGTCGCGGCGGCGGTGGCACAGCTTGCCGGTGACGACTCCGATTACGTGACCGGCATGGAAATTTACGTTGACGGCGGTTACGCCGCGGGAGCGGCGCGTTGA